From a single Sinomonas atrocyanea genomic region:
- a CDS encoding endonuclease domain-containing protein — MTEDAWISHRTAASLQGMFLPPWVDDHDRIHLSRPAHLARVRRAGVVGHHTRIRPGELHHVEGLLMTTPARTWLDLAVELGEEFRIALGDQLIRRPRPELENGRDQPLASMADLRELLDAHVWMKGVGLARSALEHLRVGADSVPESLLRQAIIAAGLPEPELQISLWPLDPYAPSGDMGYRHLKLVIQYEGAHHNDEAQRLRDALRDRAFREAGWTIILVRVEDLRDDFRAVLRRIRAHLASAAA, encoded by the coding sequence GTGACGGAAGACGCTTGGATCTCCCACCGCACCGCTGCGTCGCTGCAGGGGATGTTCCTGCCGCCGTGGGTCGATGACCACGACAGGATCCACCTGAGCAGGCCCGCACATCTCGCGCGGGTTCGCCGCGCGGGCGTTGTCGGCCACCACACCCGGATCCGGCCCGGGGAGCTCCACCACGTTGAGGGCCTCCTCATGACCACACCGGCACGGACCTGGCTGGACCTCGCCGTCGAGCTGGGGGAGGAGTTCCGCATTGCGCTGGGTGACCAGCTCATCCGCCGTCCCAGACCCGAGCTCGAGAATGGGCGCGACCAGCCCCTGGCCTCGATGGCGGACCTCAGGGAGCTGCTGGACGCCCATGTCTGGATGAAGGGCGTGGGCCTTGCGCGGTCAGCACTCGAGCACCTTCGCGTGGGCGCTGACTCTGTGCCGGAGTCGCTGCTCCGCCAGGCGATCATCGCCGCTGGCCTGCCGGAGCCCGAGCTGCAGATTTCCCTCTGGCCCCTCGACCCCTACGCGCCGTCCGGAGACATGGGCTACCGGCATCTCAAGCTGGTCATCCAGTATGAAGGCGCCCACCACAACGATGAGGCCCAGCGGCTTCGCGATGCTCTGCGCGACCGCGCCTTCCGCGAAGCAGGATGGACGATCATCCTCGTCCGCGTCGAGGACCTCAGGGATGACTTCCGGGCCGTCCTCCGCAGGATACGAGCCCACCTCGCCTCGGCCGCGGCCTAA
- a CDS encoding isochorismatase family protein, protein MDGGAAAASRITAFLAEHASDYDAVVTTQDWHVDPGHHFSDHPDFVDSWPPHCVAGSPGAEFHRNLDVAEVDAMFRKGQYTAAYSGFEGHLAQYGDAAGDTGDSATLDDWLREHRIGAVDVAGIATDYCVRATALDAARSGYATRVLTGLCAGIADDLGPTYEELKGSGIALA, encoded by the coding sequence GTGGACGGCGGAGCGGCCGCCGCCTCGCGGATCACCGCGTTCCTCGCTGAGCATGCTTCCGACTACGACGCCGTGGTGACGACCCAGGACTGGCACGTCGACCCCGGCCACCATTTCTCCGACCACCCGGACTTCGTCGACTCGTGGCCGCCGCACTGCGTGGCGGGGAGCCCCGGGGCCGAGTTCCACAGGAATCTGGACGTCGCAGAAGTCGATGCGATGTTCCGCAAGGGCCAGTACACCGCCGCCTATTCCGGTTTCGAGGGACATCTCGCCCAGTACGGGGACGCCGCCGGGGACACGGGCGACTCGGCGACCCTGGACGACTGGCTGCGCGAGCACCGCATCGGCGCCGTCGATGTCGCGGGCATCGCGACGGACTACTGCGTGCGGGCCACGGCGCTCGACGCCGCGCGGTCCGGCTACGCGACCCGCGTGCTCACCGGGCTGTGTGCCGGCATCGCCGACGACCTCGGGCCGACGTACGAGGAACTCAAGGGATCGGGCATTGCCCTGGCTTGA
- a CDS encoding DEAD/DEAH box helicase gives MRETLFGDPSSSNAGSSTSDGGPAASASAAHGVPALPQASPALPQASPALPQASPALPQASPALPPAYPERAAWGTAPKLRAWQQEALEKYLELAPRDYLAVATPGAGKTTFALRVASTLIERGLINRVTIVAPTDHLKRQWADAAARIGIAIDPNFKNADGQHGRGFMGVAVTYAQVASKPLLHRAKTEAARTLVILDEIHHGGESLSWGDGLREAFDPAVRRLALTGTPFRSDTSPIPFVEYAEDKDGIRRSKADYTYGYGQALRDHVVRPVIFMAYSGQMRWRTSAGEEMAASLGEAAVTKDVTAQAWRTALNPQGEWIPAVLAGADRRLTEVRRTVPDAGGLVIATDHEDARAYAGLLKKITGESPSVILSDDAKASGKIEEFSAGTQRWMVAVRMVSEGVDVPRLAVGVYATSTSTPLFFAQAVGRFVRARRRGETASVFLPSVPQLMALANSMEAERDHALDRPSSGEDGLMDLEESLMDEANREEKASDTLVKGKYEALESQAAFDKVLFDGGEFGMGGDVGSDDELDFLGIPGLLDADQVATLLRQRQQEQVSRRGSRPTSSLAGVPDHRRLMDLRNELAKNVSAWSARTGTPHGVVHNKLRELCGGPAVAQADEAQLRARLSKLADWFVGRA, from the coding sequence GTGAGGGAAACGCTCTTCGGTGACCCCTCGTCGTCGAACGCCGGATCCTCCACGTCCGACGGCGGCCCCGCGGCCTCCGCTTCCGCCGCCCACGGTGTGCCCGCGCTTCCGCAGGCCTCTCCCGCCCTCCCGCAGGCCTCTCCCGCCCTCCCGCAGGCCTCTCCCGCCCTCCCGCAGGCCTCTCCCGCCCTCCCCCCTGCATACCCCGAGCGGGCCGCCTGGGGCACCGCCCCCAAGCTGCGCGCCTGGCAGCAGGAGGCGCTGGAGAAGTACCTCGAGCTCGCCCCGCGCGACTACCTCGCCGTGGCCACCCCCGGCGCCGGAAAGACCACCTTCGCGCTGCGGGTCGCCTCCACGCTGATCGAGCGCGGACTCATCAACCGCGTGACGATCGTCGCCCCCACCGACCACCTCAAGCGGCAGTGGGCGGACGCGGCGGCCCGGATCGGGATCGCGATCGACCCCAACTTCAAGAACGCCGACGGCCAGCACGGGCGCGGGTTCATGGGCGTCGCCGTCACCTACGCCCAGGTCGCCAGCAAGCCGCTCCTGCACCGGGCGAAGACCGAGGCCGCGCGCACCCTCGTGATCCTCGACGAGATCCACCACGGCGGCGAGTCGCTCTCGTGGGGCGACGGGCTCCGCGAGGCCTTCGACCCAGCGGTACGGCGCCTGGCCCTGACCGGAACGCCGTTCCGCTCCGACACGTCGCCCATCCCGTTCGTCGAGTACGCCGAGGACAAGGACGGCATCCGCCGCTCGAAGGCGGACTACACGTACGGCTACGGGCAGGCCCTGCGGGACCACGTGGTGCGTCCGGTCATCTTCATGGCGTACTCGGGCCAGATGCGCTGGCGCACGAGCGCGGGCGAGGAGATGGCGGCCTCCCTCGGCGAGGCAGCGGTGACGAAGGACGTCACGGCCCAGGCGTGGCGGACCGCGCTCAACCCGCAGGGGGAGTGGATCCCCGCCGTCCTCGCCGGCGCCGACCGCCGGCTCACCGAGGTGCGCCGCACCGTCCCCGACGCCGGCGGCCTCGTCATCGCCACGGACCACGAGGACGCCCGGGCCTACGCGGGCCTCCTGAAGAAGATCACCGGCGAGTCGCCCTCGGTCATCCTCTCCGACGATGCGAAGGCCTCCGGGAAAATCGAGGAGTTCTCCGCCGGCACGCAGCGCTGGATGGTCGCGGTGCGCATGGTGTCCGAGGGCGTGGACGTGCCGCGCCTCGCCGTCGGCGTCTACGCGACCTCGACCTCCACCCCGCTCTTCTTCGCGCAGGCCGTGGGACGCTTCGTCCGCGCCAGGCGGCGGGGGGAGACGGCGTCGGTCTTCCTGCCCTCCGTGCCGCAGCTCATGGCGCTCGCCAACTCGATGGAGGCCGAGCGGGACCACGCCCTCGACCGCCCCTCGAGCGGCGAGGACGGGCTGATGGACCTCGAAGAGTCCCTCATGGACGAGGCCAACCGGGAGGAGAAGGCCTCGGACACCCTCGTGAAGGGCAAGTACGAGGCGCTCGAGTCCCAGGCCGCGTTCGACAAGGTGCTCTTCGACGGCGGCGAGTTCGGGATGGGCGGAGACGTCGGCTCCGACGACGAGCTCGACTTCCTCGGCATCCCGGGACTGCTCGACGCCGACCAGGTCGCCACGCTCCTGCGCCAGCGGCAGCAGGAGCAGGTGTCCCGGCGCGGCTCCCGCCCCACGTCCTCCCTGGCCGGCGTGCCGGACCACCGCCGCCTCATGGACCTGCGCAACGAGCTCGCCAAGAACGTCTCCGCGTGGAGCGCGCGGACCGGCACCCCGCACGGCGTGGTGCACAACAAGCTGCGCGAGCTGTGCGGCGGCCCGGCCGTGGCCCAGGCGGACGAGGCTCAGCTCAGGGCGCGGCTGTCCAAGCTGGCCGACTGGTTCGTGGGCCGCGCCTGA